TCTTGAGCGAGTTGGAGCGCTTTTTCCTTGTTTTTATGTATTATGGGTAAAAGAGATTCTGCAAACCTAGAAATATTCCATTTGATAATTCTTGCTTGGTTTCCAAATGAGTATCTTTTATTATGATCAATAGAACTATAAGTTGTATCAGTATTAAATTCATTGATAAATGCACAAGGCCCATAGTCAAACGTTTCACCTGATACTGATGTGTTGTCTGTATTCATTACGCCATGTATAAAACCAACACGCATCCAGTTTATTATTAAATCAATTTGTTTTTCCATTACTTTTGTTAATAAAATTAGAGAGGGATTCTCATAATCGTTGATTTCGGGGTATAGCCGATTTATTGTATACGATGCAAGACTTTTTAAATTTTCTTCTGAACAGAAATATGACGCATATTCAAAAGTTCCAACTCTAATATGACTTTTCATAACTCTTATAAGTATTCCGCCTTCCTCTAAAGTTTGTCTTTGAATAGTTTCTCCTGTTTCTAATACTGCTAAGCTTCTTGAAGTAGGAATATTTAAATAGTGAATAGCTTCACTTATTAAGTATTCTCTTAACATAGATTTTAATGTAGCTTTTCCATCTCCATTTCTAGAGTATGGAGTCTTACCACTTCCCTTTACTTGTATATCAACTTTTTGTTTATCTATTGATTTGTGTTCGCCTAAAATGACAGCTCTCCCGTCTCCTAACTTAGTAAAATACCCAAATTGATGTCCTGCATAGG
This region of Flavobacteriales bacterium TMED191 genomic DNA includes:
- a CDS encoding YdiU family protein gives rise to the protein MHMQKNKKFNFDYSYLSLPNQFYSITKTNTFPKPKVILLNKNLCSSINLIIKNHEDLIKLLFTKDKKIKSFSQAYAGHQFGYFTKLGDGRAVILGEHKSIDKQKVDIQVKGSGKTPYSRNGDGKATLKSMLREYLISEAIHYLNIPTSRSLAVLETGETIQRQTLEEGGILIRVMKSHIRVGTFEYASYFCSEENLKSLASYTINRLYPEINDYENPSLILLTKVMEKQIDLIINWMRVGFIHGVMNTDNTSVSGETFDYGPCAFINEFNTDTTYSSIDHNKRYSFGNQARIIKWNISRFAESLLPIIHKNKEKALQLAQDIIDSFDDLWERKYYGMMLNKIGIETNNKISYPLVDRLLHLMKKNRADYNNTFLSLTKNNLSNNELNNDFEYIRWKKEWKKNINTKTKTHIAKNLMKTNNPVIIPRNHIVENAIEEASNGNMNSFQKLLKIIKKPYGYQEKLISYMKPPSSDFEKKYKTYCGT